A genomic region of Ammospiza nelsoni isolate bAmmNel1 chromosome 3, bAmmNel1.pri, whole genome shotgun sequence contains the following coding sequences:
- the SLC22A3 gene encoding solute carrier family 22 member 3 isoform X2 encodes MPSFDEVLKEAGEFGRFQKRVFFLLSQTGITFSSLFASVVFLGRAPGNFWCRIPGAAELSERCGWTLEEERNFTVLPLLLGNESAAGQCERLDVTWDASASCSSPLGRYGNGSPPLAPCHGHWVYEQPKASIVGEYDLVCGNAWMLDLSQAILNLGFLAGAFILGYAADRYGRILIYLLSCLGVGICGIIVAFSPNFTVFLIFRFLQGMFGKGTWMTCYVIVTEIVGSDQRMVGIVIQIFFTLGIIILPGIAYLIPTWQGIQLAISLPNFLFLLYYWVVPESPRWLLTRKKGEKALKIMRSIAKHNGKFLSPHYSEITISNEEVSNPSFLDLVRTPQMRRNTLILMYAWFTSALIYQGLVMRLGITGGNLYLDFFISGAVELPSAFLIIVTMDRIGRRLPFAMGNIVASVACLITAFLPEGNSFPALGQALLLNGTP; translated from the exons ATGCCATCTTTCGATGAGGTTTTGAAGGAGGCCGGGGAATTTGGAAGATTTCAGAAGAGGgtctttttcctcctcagccAGACAGGCATcactttttcttccctgttcgCCAGCGTAGTTTTCCTCGGGCGAGCACCAGGCAACTTCTGGTGCAGGATCCCCGGGGCAGCCGAACTGAGCGAGCGATGTGGCTGGACGCTGGAAGAGGAGCGGAACTTCAcggtgctgcccctgctcctggggaacGAGTCGGCCGCTGGGCAGTGCGAGAGGCTGGATGTCACCTGGGACGCCTcggccagctgcagcagcccgcTCGGCCGCTATGGCAATGGCAGCCCGCCGCTCGCCCCTTGCCACGGACACTGGGTCTACGAACAGCCCAAAGCATCCATCGTCGGCGAG TACGACCTTGTGTGTGGCAATGCCTGGATGCTGGATCTCTCACAGGCCATCCTCAATCTGGGGTTCCTGGCTGGGGCATTCATCCTGGGCTATGCTGCTGACAG ATATGGCAGAATCCTCATCTACCTGCTCTCCTGCCTTGGGGTTGGGATATGTGGTATCATAGTGGCATTTTCACCaaattttactgtatttttgaTCTTCCGGTTTCTCCAAGGCATGTTTGGCAAGGGAACCTGGATGACATGCTACGTGATTG TGACGGAGATCGTTGGTTCCGATCAGCGGATGGTTGGAATTGTGATTCAGATATTCTTTACCCTGGGAATTATAATTCTCCCTGGAATTGCATACTTGATTCCCACCTGGCAGGGGATCCAGCTGGCCATTTCACTGCCCAACTTCCTCTTCCTGCTCTACTATTG GGTGGTTCCTGAATCTCCACGTTGGCTCCTGACACGCAAAAAGGGAGAGAAGGCATTGAAAATCATGCGCAGCATTGCAAAACACAATGGGAAATTTCTCTCACCCCATTACTCAGAG ATCACTATTAGCAACGAGGAGGTCAGCAACCCCTCCTTTCTGGACCTGGTGAGGACTCCCCAGATGAGGAGGAACACGCTCATCCTGATGTACGCCTG GTTCACAAGTGCCCTTATCTACCAGGGGCTTGTCATGCGCCTGGGAATTACCGGAGGAAACCTCTATCTGGATTTCTTCATCTcaggagctgtggagctgcCCTCTGCTTTCCTCATCATAGTGACAATGGATCGCATCGGCCGGCGCCTGCCTTTCGCCATGGGCAACATCGTGGCGAGCGTGGCATGCCTCATCACTGCCTTCCTGCCAGAAGGTAattcattccctgccctgggacaggctctgctgctcaATGGCACCCCCTGA